In a genomic window of Porphyromonadaceae bacterium W3.11:
- a CDS encoding V-type ATPase 116kDa subunit family protein — protein MKRYSYFVFEPEYQDFLRQLRELGVVQVKNRTNTKDVELFKSNLEKQESIRKFQQHLTMIQKSNPLEKDQDKEGIPHIELPKNTLTDYDAFMQAYEEVERKISSTQTELSETEMYLSEMRVWGDFDLALVEKLKEAGYYLHFYSVPERYYDEAWEKEYNTQRIQDLGRSIYFVSITQDPIAPKLDNAILQKLPQKTLSQLEVDYNTLEEEKKVLESTRVYLAYNNQILEQEKIKLQEEFSMNNAIIQGERLYEDKLVILEGWVPEDKQSAMENALSNSGIAFIEMEVNSEDDVPIQLKNNRFTRVFEPLVKLFSLPNYSELDPTPYIAPFFMLFFGICFGDSGYGMLVLVVASLLKIKASESLKPILELAQWLGLSGMVIGFLTGSFFGINLVEVPIFVSIKEYFLSQDNMMVISLVLGIIQIIFAKYIGAMKKQKQYGVKMALSSYAWPTLILIGAIMFGLPKMNIVLPTWIEYLLLGIAAISVLLVLFYNSPGKNVFLNIGSALWQTYGTASGLLGDTLSYIRLFAIGLTGSILGSVFNELASTATSGLPIWAAIPVGAFILIAGHSINFGLTTIGALVHPIRLIFVEYFNNSEYEGGGKAYDPLRKLEVNEK, from the coding sequence ATGAAAAGATACTCATACTTCGTTTTCGAACCTGAGTATCAAGATTTTTTGAGACAATTACGAGAGCTTGGAGTGGTCCAAGTAAAGAATCGTACAAATACTAAGGATGTTGAGCTTTTTAAGTCTAACCTTGAGAAGCAGGAATCAATTCGTAAGTTCCAGCAACACCTCACAATGATTCAGAAGAGTAATCCGCTAGAGAAGGATCAGGATAAAGAGGGGATTCCTCATATTGAACTTCCTAAGAACACTCTGACTGATTACGATGCCTTTATGCAGGCTTATGAAGAGGTGGAGAGGAAGATCTCTTCCACCCAAACCGAACTCTCTGAGACAGAGATGTATCTTAGTGAGATGAGGGTTTGGGGTGACTTCGACCTTGCACTGGTTGAGAAACTAAAAGAAGCAGGATACTATTTACACTTTTATAGTGTCCCCGAACGATATTATGATGAGGCATGGGAAAAGGAGTATAATACCCAAAGAATCCAAGATTTAGGTCGGTCAATATACTTCGTCTCTATAACTCAAGACCCAATAGCACCTAAGCTAGATAACGCGATACTCCAAAAGTTACCTCAAAAAACTCTGAGCCAACTAGAAGTGGATTACAACACTTTAGAAGAAGAGAAGAAAGTGCTTGAGAGTACACGTGTGTACCTTGCGTATAACAACCAGATATTGGAGCAGGAAAAAATCAAGCTGCAGGAGGAGTTCAGCATGAATAATGCTATTATCCAAGGTGAACGTCTATACGAGGATAAGCTGGTAATCCTAGAAGGTTGGGTGCCTGAGGATAAACAGAGCGCGATGGAGAATGCATTATCGAATAGCGGTATTGCATTCATTGAGATGGAGGTTAATAGTGAAGATGATGTCCCTATTCAGCTGAAGAATAATCGCTTTACTAGGGTATTTGAACCACTAGTCAAACTCTTCTCTCTTCCTAACTATAGCGAGTTAGACCCAACTCCATATATAGCACCCTTCTTCATGTTATTCTTCGGAATTTGCTTTGGAGACTCAGGTTATGGGATGTTGGTCCTTGTCGTAGCATCATTATTGAAGATTAAGGCAAGTGAATCACTCAAACCAATCTTGGAGCTAGCCCAATGGCTCGGGTTATCTGGAATGGTTATAGGATTCTTAACAGGTTCATTCTTCGGTATCAATTTGGTAGAGGTGCCTATATTTGTGTCTATCAAAGAGTATTTCCTATCACAAGATAATATGATGGTTATATCTCTAGTATTAGGAATTATACAGATTATCTTTGCTAAATACATTGGTGCCATGAAGAAGCAGAAGCAGTATGGTGTTAAGATGGCTTTATCTAGTTATGCATGGCCTACATTGATACTAATAGGAGCTATAATGTTTGGGCTACCAAAAATGAACATTGTATTACCTACATGGATAGAATATCTCCTATTAGGGATAGCTGCTATTAGTGTCCTATTAGTACTATTCTATAATAGTCCTGGTAAGAATGTATTCTTGAACATAGGTTCAGCCCTATGGCAGACGTATGGAACGGCTTCTGGTTTATTAGGAGATACGCTTTCATATATCCGTCTATTCGCGATTGGTCTTACCGGATCAATCTTAGGTTCGGTGTTTAATGAACTTGCATCGACCGCGACATCAGGGTTGCCTATCTGGGCTGCTATCCCAGTAGGGGCCTTCATCTTAATAGCAGGGCATAGTAT